The DNA window GGAAGCTATAAGATATTCTTAAGCGTATGCGCGGCGATGCTCGCCCTGACAGGCGGCCTTGCCGCCTCGTGTTTCGTGAAGGCCTTCGGCATTACGTTCCTGGCGATGCCGAGGAGCGACCGCGCGAGGGAGGCAAAAGAGGTATCGCTTTCGATGAAATCAGCCCTTGTAGCCATGTCCATATTTACGGTCATCCTTGGGCTTGCGGCTTCGGTGATGATCAAGATATTGGTCGTCGTCTCGGGCTGCGCGACAGGCATCGAAACCTCCGGCATGAGCTTTACCCTGAATAATTTCACGCTCGCGCCGCAGCCTGGAACATATCTTTCGGTCCCGCTCATAACCCTTGCGCTTATATTCGCAGCCGGCGCCGGCTTGGCCCTCGTCCGTACCGGACGCAAGCGCGTTTGCGAGGGAAAGACATGGGGCTGCGGCTATTACGACCTGGACTCAAGGACAGAATATACCGCGACCGCCTTTTCAAAGCCGTTCCGGATAGCGTTCAGTTTCTTTTTACGGCCGTACAGCAAGACAGAGAAGATAAGGGAATCGTTCTATCACGTAAAATCATTCAAGTACGAGGTCTTTACCACCCCTGTCTTCAGGCGTTATATATACGAGCCTGCGCTTAACCTTATCGTCAAGACGGCGCACGCGATGAAGCGTATACAGCCGGGCAGCATCCACGTCTATATCGCCTATATTTTTGTCACGATACTGGCGCTTGTTATTTTTATGGGGAGGCCCTGACATGAAAACCGCGCTTATCTTCATCCAGGTCGCGATGCTCATCGTTTTATCGCCTCTCGTTAGCGGCATAATAAGGAAGATAAAGAATAATATCAGGATGCGCAAAGGCGCCGGCATATTCCAGCCGTATTATAACCTTGCTAAGCTTTTCGCGAAGGAAGAGGTCGTATCGGATACTACGTCGTGGATATTCAGGGCCGCGCCGTTTGTCGTCCTTGCCTCATCCGTGTGCGCGTTGTCGCTCGTGCCTGTATTCTCGCCGGCGCTTTCGTTCTCCAATATGGGCGATTTCCTCTCCTTAATATTTATTTTGGCGCTCGGCAGGTTCTTTATCGCCCTCGCCGGACTCGACGCGGGGAGCGCGTTCGGCGGAATGGGCTCATCGCGGGAGATGTTCATATCGACATTCGTGGAGCCCGTGGCCTTGCTGTCGATCTTCGCGGTCTCGCTCAACGCGGGTTCGACGAACCTGGCGTCGGTCAGCGCGCCTGCCGTTCTGCGGTTGTCATCCATCATCGCGGCGCTCTCGCTTTTTATAGTGACTATCGCCGAGACCTCGCGCATCCCGGTCGATAACCGGGAGACCCACCTGGAATTGACGATGATACACGAGGCGATGGTCCTGGAATATTCAGGCAGGCCGCTCGCCCTTATAGAATTGGCCTCGCACATAAAGCAGATATTGTTCTTTTCCCTGATAGCCGCGGTCGTCATCCCGTGGGGCGATTTCGCCCTCAAGATGGCGGCGATCATCATAGCGGTGAGCCTGATAGAGGTATCGGTGGCTAAGATGAGGCTGTTCAGGGCCGTGGATTTCCTGAGCTTCGCGTTCGTCCTCTCGATAATGGCGGTCATCGTCTCCGCGGCGGGGTACTGATATGTTCATGAATATATCCTTATTCGCGATACTCATGATGGCCTTCGCCATGGTCGCGGCGAAACGGGTGACCGCCCTGATAAACGGTTTCCGCGCCCAGTCGCTATTCCTGTTCCTTTTTATGTTAGTGCTGGCGCGCAGGGCCGATTCGACGGAATTATATATAGTCGCCGCGCTCCTCTTCCTGATAAAAGTCATATTGATACCGCGCATGCTGCACAGGGTGGTAAAAAGGATAAAAGTGAGCGAAGATCTCGGGCTTTCCGCGAACCCGACCGTCTCGATCTTCGCAGCCATCGTGCTGGCTTACCTGGCGTACGCGTTCACCGGGATGATAGCCGGTGTTCCGGCGTTCTTCGTCTCTATCTCGATAACGCTCATCGGCTTATTTATCATGATATTCAGGATGAAGGCGCTGGCCCAGATAGCCGGCCTGCTCATAATGGAGAACGGGATGTTCCTCGCCGCAGCCAGTGTCTCCGGCGGGATGCCGTTCATAGTCGAAATAGCGATATTCTTCGATGTCTTCCTCGCGGTGATAATACTCGGTATTTTCGTCTATAAGATAAACAGCCTGTTCACGCATATAGACGTGGACAAGCTCACTGAGCTGAAAGGTTGACGAATGAATAGGATAAAGGCATTGGGCGTCATCAACGCGGTATTGCATCTCGCGATATCGGCCGCTTCTGTATTCCTTGCCTCGTATGTGCTAAAGGAAGGTCCGGTCAGCGGTTTTGATTTCTTCTATATCGACGCGCTGAGCGCTTTCTTTATCCTTAC is part of the Candidatus Omnitrophota bacterium genome and encodes:
- a CDS encoding NADH-quinone oxidoreductase subunit H, encoding MKTALIFIQVAMLIVLSPLVSGIIRKIKNNIRMRKGAGIFQPYYNLAKLFAKEEVVSDTTSWIFRAAPFVVLASSVCALSLVPVFSPALSFSNMGDFLSLIFILALGRFFIALAGLDAGSAFGGMGSSREMFISTFVEPVALLSIFAVSLNAGSTNLASVSAPAVLRLSSIIAALSLFIVTIAETSRIPVDNRETHLELTMIHEAMVLEYSGRPLALIELASHIKQILFFSLIAAVVIPWGDFALKMAAIIIAVSLIEVSVAKMRLFRAVDFLSFAFVLSIMAVIVSAAGY
- a CDS encoding hydrogenase translates to MNISLFAILMMAFAMVAAKRVTALINGFRAQSLFLFLFMLVLARRADSTELYIVAALLFLIKVILIPRMLHRVVKRIKVSEDLGLSANPTVSIFAAIVLAYLAYAFTGMIAGVPAFFVSISITLIGLFIMIFRMKALAQIAGLLIMENGMFLAAASVSGGMPFIVEIAIFFDVFLAVIILGIFVYKINSLFTHIDVDKLTELKG